Genomic window (Alnus glutinosa chromosome 9, dhAlnGlut1.1, whole genome shotgun sequence):
ATTCTTTATGGTTACCAATGGCCCTGCCTCATCCAACGGCTCTCTGAAAGGCCCGGTGGAGCTCCCAAGCTTCGCGTGACGGGGATTGAGCTTCCCCAGCCGGGTTTTCGGCCTGCAGAAAGAGTTGAAGAGACAGGGCGTCGCTTGCAAAACTATTGCAAGAGATTTAACGTCCCTTTTGAATTCAGTGTCATAGCGAAAAAATGGGAAACTATTCAGCTTGAGGATCTCAAGATTGACAGGGATGAACTGACCGTTGTTAACTGTTTGTACCGTTTGAAGAATCTGCCTGATGAAACAATGGTGGCGAACAGCCCAAGAGACACCGTGCTAAAGCTGATCAAGAGAATAAATCCGGATTTATTCGTGCATGGTGTTGTTAATGGAACATACAATGCGCCCTTCTTTGTCACGCGGTTCCGGGAGGCGCTCTTCCACTTCTCTGCATGCTTTGATATGTTTGACGCAAATGTGGCTCGCGAAGATCAACAGAGGTTACTGTTTGAGAAAGAGATATATGGAAGGGATATTATGAACGTCATAGCCTGTGAAGGCCTGGAAAGGGTTGAAAGACCAGAGACTTACAAGCAGTGGCAGGTCCGTAATCTGAGGGCTGGGTTCAGGCAGCTGCCATTGGACCAGGATATCTTGTACCAAGTGAAGAAAACGGTGAAGTCTGAGTATCACAAGGATTTCGTGGTGGATGTGGATGGCCAGTGGATGCTGCAGGGATGGAAGGGCCGTATTACCCTTGCTCTTTCTTTTTGGCAACCTGCATAAAAGCTCTGAATATTAATGCTCATCCAAGGTTCTGAGATGGTCACATTAGATTTGGATCTACATGTACTGATGTTTTATATGTTTACCCAGTCAATATAAATAGGAATTTTATTGCATTGCCATCGGTGTTACCTTTTGTGTTGGATCGACCAAATTCATACCAGTTGATGCGGCGTGTTTTAAatgattaatatttatatatatattttatgttttcaatatGAAAAGCTACTGGTGTGAAATACATTATTCTTTGGGTCAAGTTGGAGCTTAATTAAAATACTGCTCGTAGTTCATAAGCTAACACTCTTTCTTTATATATGAAACTTTCTTTTCGAAGGGGCAAAAAACACATTTCACCTGTAAACACTTGACATAAGTGCTAAATCATCCATTTTTGTCGTTAAAACTTAAGTTTTAAGATAAGTATTaagtaatttaacataatatcaaaaCAGAAATTATAAgttcaaaaccctaatttcataattcatcttatttcaattaaatatttcacttgtGGATAATAAAAAGTTTGGACCTATAATTGAAGGGAGTGTTAAAAGACTATTAATTTAAACTGCACATAAAATGTCTTTCTTTTATGAGTAACAAGTCATTTTCCAAACAGAAGACATAGCATGTGCTAAAAGCAAAGGGGTAAGACATATTGCATGGAGTATCCATTAGACTGGTATATTATACCAAATCAAATCACCAGCTATATTCATCAGGATGTCAAAATCCAAAGCAAAGAAAAACTACCACCAAACCATCTTGAAAAGCCATGCACCAAATTCGATGGATTTGACATATATGCAGTAAAAAAACCTATCAGAGATTTCTTgttaatttcaagttttctaGAAGGAAGAGagtaaattaaatctaaaccattgaaaaaactacaaaagaTCTCcaataatttcttcttttttactgCACCTAAACAAAATCCAAGTTTCGATACACCAAACCAAATTAAAGTTCTGTAACAGAAAAATAGGATGACACAAAACTAGGTAGATAAACCTTCAAAGATGTTTAAACTGGAAAAGCAAAAACTAGTAAAATCCATCTGTCTGAATTTGACTGTAGCCGTAGGTGGGAAGTATTACATAATTCCATAAACATTACCCACAAAACTCAAAAAAGCAAACGAACTAAGTTCTACCTCCTAAAATTAATGACTGGTTAAGAAAactaatgtaaaaaaaataagacaggagattacaaattcaaattttagtaCAGAAgcaaataagaaaagaaattgacaCAATTGTGTATGTGAACATCTTATATGCTCACGACCTTTTGTTTTGACTCTTTGACGGTCTAAGAACACTCCAGTCCAGCTTTTGACCCTTTGGTTTCTTGAAGGAGCCTTTACTATTATTTGGTGCTGATTGTTGATTACTTTGAACATCTTTTGGTGATTTATTAGGGTATTGTGTTTCAGACACTACTTCAGactgttttcttttaagttctcCACTAGCCTCACGATTCGATTCAATGTTCGAGCACCCTGCTCCATCCATTGAGGATCCATTTTCTCTGTAAAATgcaaataaaaggaaaaatatcagATGTGTCATCAGTAGTGGAAATAAGCATAGGAATGTGTTCTTCTCTCAGTAAGTTTGCAAGCACATAGTTGTCATTGTTCTTTTATTGATAAGCTACACATGCACCGGGAGGATCCTGAACCCTTGACCTCACTCTCCAACCCATTTCTATTAGGGGAGGAAGTTCAATTTGTGGCAGAGCTCATTAACCTTATGGCCATAAAATTTTATCTTCAGATCCCTCGTTGTCTATTTGTCTGCATGCACTTGTTGAATTTTTCATGTTCTATTCACACATTTATCAATTTTAAGAGTCTGTAAGTAACATCCAGCATCAGATATCCCTTGTAAGCTCCAAAATGAGAAACTTTATATTTTGAGAAGAGATTACAGTCTGTAAACCAATCATGTGGGTAATATCAGACATATATACTTAAATACCTTCAAagctatgagtaatgctataaggacCCATGccctcctaaaattgatgtggcttttaaatcaccattagatgtatgatagatcactattgaattttgatccaatagtaattttaaaagccacatcaagtAAGGACTTTTGTTTTCCAACTTAACTGCGGCTACAAGGCCGCGGTTTGGCCTTGtagggggtggtttggccaccccaaaatGGTcaggtggccgaactacccccaCAAAGATGCAGGGTTGTGGTTCTGCCACCCTCAAAATGGTCAAGGAGTAGCCGAACCAACCCTACAAGGCAGTGGGGATGGCCCCCGAAAATGGTTACGGGTGGCTGAACACACCCCCccaagttgtaaaaaaaaatcacatgcgTGTCACATATGACATTTTCCATTCATATTAATAGCGGATGCTAACGAAGGGTATAACTTGTAACCAAGTAGCAGTTTGACGAGGTcaagtgtcattttttaaagtttggtgaTCTAAAAGCATCCCCAATGGTTTAGCCATATTTctatctaaaatagctaactaAAAGCtactttatctattttagctaaTGGCTTTTAAAATGCACCCTACAtccgattatttattttttctctatgctatttaaatattctttctttatttattttctaaggATCTTTTGACGGTCACTTTTTCCAAACAGTCATTTTTCTAACGGTTATatgtggagagagaaaaaagtgtGTTCTTTGTTGGAGAGAAAGGGATAGATGAAAAGATGAATGAGAAAAATcttaaagaaagagagagggagagagagaaactaataaaaaaatttatgcattGGTGAATACTGTTCACCAATGcatgaaaaatgcatttttagtggTTTGATTAGCCATTTTAGGTAAAAAGATAAAATGGCTAAACCATTGAGAATGCTCTAAGTGTCAAAGAGGTGTAAGTTTGGGAGGCTAAGTGTagtttctcctttttctttttataaatacaGTGTTTATTGCTTGTAGCCCTAGCATAATATAGAAACTTCTAATATTCATATTCTTGGGTGGAATAGACAGCCTCAATAGTAGCAGAATTGCATCTTAGCACAGACGGTGAAAGCATTTTTCATGACAATAATCTCTAAATTTCGAAAACAAGTTGTTTAAAAGCAGTTTGatacatttttcacaaaatgtgTGTAAGGAACTGGCATAACAAAAACATAAGATAATTTGAAAGTCAACGCACCTAAAAGATATTCCTCCACCTTGACTGCTAGGAGAAGTGGCAGACTCTGGGTTTGCTGTTGCTTCACTCAGTTTCTACCATGACAAAGGCTTTGCATGAGCAGAAAAAAGAGAAGTACATGAGGTGAAAAGTCATTGAAAAGTTTTCAGGTCAGTTGACCTTTCTACTCACATCAATAGAAGGATTAAAATTCTGAAATGACATGCGACCTTTAATTGCTCCAGGATGGGGATCACCTTCCGTTATGACCACACTGCAAGTATACAGACAGCCATCCAAATGAAATGAGTAAAAATATGAACCAAAGCATGTCAGAAAATATAAGTAAATAAGCAGCTCCAGCAGTAGACACAGCTATTCTATTATCCAcaacacaaaaatttcctacaaattgggTTCTAAGAGTTCCTACAACCCAACCTCTAACAAATCGATGTGTCTCTTAGCATGAGAcgcacattttttttaatagtatgtgtttctcacatgcttaaaggacaAATCACTTTTTATAAGCTGGGTCATAGGAACTCCAACcaaatttataggaaatttcaaGCTATAAAATTATGCACTTTTGTGTCGAATATTAAAAGACATTAAAACGAAGCTTGTAGAAGATGAAGTTGTTCAAACTTGCATGTCAcattctccaattttttttgttggttaattacacttaaccccatCAACTACCACTCATTTACACATTGTCCCCACCAACTACAACTTGTCACACTCAACCCTCTTAAACTACCATTCGTTGGCAAAAAAGCCCTTCAGTTAGGCCATATCATTAAAAGGGACAAATACTAGATCACGTGCGTTTTTAGGCgtaaaatgatgaaaataacCTGAGTTTagaaactaaatttacttaaataccctcaaaattaaaaaaaaaaattcaaaaaaagaataaaaagaataaaccctcaaattataaataaataaatataaaaaccaaaaacgCCAGGatggtggccaaaccacccccaagtgATTCGGGGGTGGTTCGACAACCACCCCTTATGGGTatttaagttttaagttttttttttagtttctaatttttctttttgtatatttttacttgagggcatttttgtaattttacagaAAAATGAGAACATGCATGTCAAATTTAACGACCTTGGTTAACAAAATGGGACTTTTTTTCCAACAATTGGTAGTTGAAGGGGGCTGGTTGTGATAGGTGATAGTTTGTGGGGGCAACGTTTAAATGAGTGGTAATTGagggaagttttttttttttttgataagtaatgatagttttattgaaagcgtaaggcgcccctacgtacactagaagtatacaacaggaaacacctaactagaaagcgaaaaagaagcaagaaattcagcaaagctgatagataaagggtacaaataagccatcgaccagacatacaaggtatggagaaacaactctagcacctcctctAGAGAGCTCtctagattctcaaaacacctaaagtttctttctctccaaatacaccaaaaaaggcaaataggcaccatcttccaagaagtagcgctcccagatcttccagacttccaccaacaaacaactaagtcaagcacactcctaggcatgacccacgaaataccaaagcaggagaaaatgttgttccatagagctgaggccagatcgcaatgcagaagaatatggtccattgattccccatcccgcttgcaaagacagcatctatccacaataattatgttcctcttcctaagattgtccaagttAAGAATTCTGCCTAAAGCTGCAGACCAAGTaaagaaagctgccctcgggggagcctgagaccgccacacacacttccatgggaaccgagtacctccagcacacatcatagaaccaaaatatgacttcaccctgaacacacctttcttggacgggacccatttaagacaatctgccctctcaaaattcaccttggtagagcccagcacctggaagaaagaggcaaaaacatcgacttcccaatcatgagcctctctaataaagctcacattccattgaatggacccgcccaaactctccaaattatcagccactgacgcatccttcacccgagcaatgccaaagagatcaggaaacacttctttcagaatcgaatctccacactacaagtcatgccaaaatctaatcctgctcccatcccccacctccaatctaaggaatttggagaaattctcccaacctttccttataaacttccacaaccctactccaaacgccccagcaacctctcgggagcaccacccaccccacaaacttccatacttggagtccaccgcgactctccaccaagcatctctatccatgccaaatcgccataaccatttacctagcaaTGCGCGATTGAACTGAACCAACTtcctaatgccaagccccccattcgaaattggagtacaaacattctcccaactcaccaaatggtatttaaaatcttcacccattccaccccaaagaaaatcgcgttgcaacttctcaatgcgagaagcaacactcaccggtatagggaacagagacatgtagtacgtaggtaagttagaaagcgtactcttgataagggtcactctccctcccttagagaggtataaccttttccaactagccaaccgtgtttcaaccttctcaataactccatcccaaatacgagtagacttgtaaggagcccccaatggaagacccagatacatcacaggcaaataagcaacttcacactctaaaatgTCGGCTAACCTTCCCACATTAGcgacattccccactggaataatgctggatttggccAAGTTAACCTTAAGACCCGATACAGCCTCAAATAAGAGCAAGAGACTTCGCAAAGACCGAGTCTTGGAGGAGCTAgcatcacaaaaaatcaatgtgtcatcagcgaacaaaaggtgggaaaaagaagcatcgcccactctgaaaccatccaacacacccctactcactgccgcagtaatcatacgactcagcgcctccataacaaacacaaacaaaaggggagacAAAGGGTCTCCTTGCCTTAGTCCTCGAGAGCTGCTGAAAAAGCCGTATGGTGAGCCATTAACTAGCACCGAAAACTTTGCAGAAGAAATGCACCGAGCTATCCACAAacaccattttcccccaaagccgcatctcctcaacatatacaacagaaaatcccaattaacgtgatcataagctttttctaaatccattttgcaaacgactcccggctcccttgatttaatacgactatcaaggcattcattcgcaATAAGGATTGGATCAAGAATCTACTTCCCTTTGATGAAAGCACTCTGGGATTTGGAGATAACCTtgtccataaccgtcttcaatctgttggccaagactttagcaataatcttgtagataccTCCTACAAGGCTTATGGGCCGGAAATCTTTGAGAGACAA
Coding sequences:
- the LOC133878095 gene encoding uncharacterized protein LOC133878095 yields the protein MAKRELSSTLKNLKFMQRAAAREENIKKEEEVKPPDGNLTSPTTVNRKCVVITEGDPHPGAIKGRMSFQNFNPSIDKLSEATANPESATSPSSQGGGISFRENGSSMDGAGCSNIESNREASGELKRKQSEVVSETQYPNKSPKDVQSNQQSAPNNSKGSFKKPKGQKLDWSVLRPSKSQNKRS